A section of the Apodemus sylvaticus chromosome 10, mApoSyl1.1, whole genome shotgun sequence genome encodes:
- the LOC127693581 gene encoding LOW QUALITY PROTEIN: cactin-like (The sequence of the model RefSeq protein was modified relative to this genomic sequence to represent the inferred CDS: inserted 1 base in 1 codon; deleted 1 base in 1 codon; substituted 2 bases at 2 genomic stop codons), with amino-acid sequence MVTSFIRKVIPGPKRWFIKAEEIAQLKPQDSRWVQKRQSGSQSSDCTCGQSHRQSSGRRKQQECQLEQEQRNPGXSDSEGDWLQKSRRRSQSSVRTPRWHSKDRSSHSDWGETXGSRAXKGSRRSRSPESSESSWDSPRRSWSPEEAAMAPRQQHSLQERLWLPEEHKLQKELLKALETPEEKRARRLAKKEAKELKKSQRMGWGEDHVGYSNSDNPFGDNNLLGTFIWKQALEKKGISHLADQELKEHSKRIREENRLELHKVKRLRLERERERARREQELELLQREKEAEHLQTWEEQEHSFCLQQAKLRSQIRIRAGRPKPIDLLTRYISAEEDSDLDVGMHEPCTYLNGLTVADLEDLLEDIQVSMDLEQGKNVDFWRDMTTITEDEIAKLRKLEASGQGPGERRRETVHAAVSSDVQAVFKGKTYSQLRAIFQAIERKVRAGGPGLDTGYWESLLQPLCARMARARLRERHRDVLRRKLCRLKQEQGVESEPLFPVLKPEPKATPSPEPEERAPSPGASVTPAPGEADGEAVALEEELIQQSLADFDAGRYSPQLLKAHELPAGAQVLEPQEDLQRLQQSRQQLRAPGDASENSEDTFLQRAREGMGRDEAHFSLEVPLPGRAYLWSDKFRPRKPRFFNRVHTGFEWNKYNQTHYDSDNPPPKIVQGYRFNIFYPDLIAKRATPEYFLEACEDNPDFAILRFHAGPPYEDIAFKIVSREWDYSHRHGFRCQFANAIFQLWFQFKRYRYRR; translated from the exons ATGGTTACCTCCTTCATTAGAAAGGTGATACCAGGGCCAAAGAGATGGTTTATcaaggctgaagagatagctcagctg aagcctcaggactctCGCTGGGTACAGAAGAGGCAGAGTGGGAGTCAGAGCTCGGATTGCACCTGCGGCCAGAGCCACAGGCAGAGCAGTGGAAGGCGAAAGCAACAGGAGTGCCAGCTTGAACAGGAGCAGCGCAACCCGG GGTCAGATTCGGAAGGAGACTGGTTGCAGAAGTCTAGGAGGCGAAGCCAGAGCAGCGTTCGGACACCTCGGTGGCACTCAAAGGACCGGTCCTCACACTCTGACTGGGGAGAGACATAAGGCTCCCGGGCCTAGAAGGGTTCCAGGCGCTCTCGGTCCCCAGAGTCATCAGAATCTAGCTGGGACTCCCCAAGACGCTCCTGGAGT CCAGAGGAAGCAGCCATGGCCCCGAGGCAGCAGCACAGCCTGCAGGAACGACTGTGGCTTCCTGAGGAGCACAAGCTGCAAAAAGAGCTGCTCAAGGCCCTGGAGACACCCGAGGAGAAGCGCGCACGAAGACTGGCCAAGAAGGAAGCTAAGGAGCTCAagaagagccagaggatgggCTGGGGCGAGGATCACGTGGGCTACAGCAACAGCGACAACCCCTTTGGAGACAACAACCTGCTGGGCACCTTCATCTGGAAGCAGGCCTTGGAGAAGAAAGGCATCAGCCACCTGGCCGACCAGGAGCTGAAGGAGCACAGCAAGAGGATCCGGGAGGAGAACCGGCTGGAGCTGCACAAGGTCAAAAGGCTGCGGCTAGAGCGGGAACGCGAGCGAGCCAGGCGGGAGCAGGAGCTGGAGTTGCTGCAGCgggagaaggaggcagagcaCCTTCAGACCTGGGAGGAGCAGGAGCACAGCTTCTGCTTGCAGCAGGCCAAGCTTCGCTCCCAGATCCGAATCCGAGCGGGGCGGCCCAAGCCCATCGACCTGCTGACCAGGTACATCAGTGCAGAGGAGGACTCGGACCTGGACGTGGGGATGCACGAACCCTGCACCTACCTCAACGGCCTCACGGTGGCAGACTTGGAGGACCTGCTAGAAGACATCCAGGTGTCCATGGACCTGGAGCAGGGCAAGAACGTGGACTTCTGGCGGGACATGACCACCATCACAGAGGATGAGATCGCCAAGCTCCGCAAGCTGGAGGCCTCTGGCCAGGGCCCAGGCGAGCGCCGCCGGGAGACAGTCCACGCAGCGGTCAGCTCCGACGTGCAGGCGGTGTTCAAGGGAAAGACCTACAGCCAGCTGCGGGCCATCTTCCAGGCCATCGAGCGCAAGGTCCGTGCCGGCGGCCCCGGCCTCGACACGGGCTACTGGGAGAGCCTGCTGCAGCCCTTGTGTGCACGCATGGCCAGGGCCAGGCTCCGTGAGCGCCATCGAGATGTTCTTAGACGGAAGCTGTGCCGGCTGAAGCAGGAGCAGGGCGTGGAGAGCGAGCCCCTGTTCCCAGTCCTCAAGCCAGAGCCCAAGGCCACCCCCAGCCCCGAACCTGAAGAGCGGGCCCCCAGCCCCGGGGCTTCAGTGACCCCAGCACCGGGGGAGGCAGATGGCGAGGCCGTGgcgctggaggaggagctgatcCAGCAGAGTCTGGCCGACTTTGATGCTGGCCGCTACAGCCCGCAGCTGCTCAAGGCGCATGAGCTGCCGGCGGGCGCGCAGGTGCTGGAGCCGCAGGAGGACCTGCAGCGCCTGCAGCAGTCCCGCCAGCAGCTTCGGGCCCCAGGGGACGCGAGCGAGAACTCAGAGGACACCTTCCTCCAGCGCGCCAGGGAGGGCATGGGGCGGGACGAGGCGCACTTCAGCCTGGAGGTGCCACTGCCTGGCCGCGCCTACCTGTGGTCCGACAAGTTCAGGCCGCGCAAGCCGCGCTTTTTCAACCGCGTGCACACGGGCTTCGAGTGGAACAAGTACAACCAGACGCACTACGACTCGGACAACCCTCCGCCCAAGATCGTGCAGGGCTACAGATTCAACATCTTCTACCCGGACCTCATCGCGAAGCGCGCCACGCCCGAGTACTTCCTGGAGGCCTGCGAGGACAACCCGGACTTTGCCATCCTGCGCTTCCACGCGGGCCCGCCCTACGAGGACATCGCCTTCAAGATCGTCAGCCGCGAGTGGGACTACTCACACCGCCACGGCTTCCGCTGCCAGTTCGCCAACGCAATCTTCCAGCTCTGGTTCCAGTTCAAGCGCTACCGCTACCGCCGGTGA